The genomic DNA CAGACGCACAGCGCGATCCTCAGCGTGCCGATCATGCTAGAGAACGAGGTGCTGGCTGTCGTGACGCTCTCGCGAGCCGCCGACAAACCGTTCCTGGACGAGGATCTCGAGTCGCTCACAAAGCTGTTGGAACCGTTTGGTCCGTCGCTGCAGTTGATCGAAAAATCGAGCCGATCGATCGCCGAGCACGTCCGCGAAGAGGGACGCGGCGCCGTCATGCCGTGGCTGAAACCACAATCGCACGCTCGCAAAGCCGCGATGATCACCGCGGGACTGTTCTTCGCTTGGTTCCTGTTCGGCAGTTTGACCTACCGCCCGATGTGCGAAAGCGCACTCTCCCCCGCGAGTATTCTGCACATGGCCGCGCCAATCGATTCGCGAATCGAACAGGTGCTGGTCAGCTCGGGCGACCGTGTCACAAAGGACCAGGTTTTGGTTGTCTTGGACAGCCGAGAGCTGCAACTGCAACGCAATCAATTACTAGCCCAGATCGCCAGCACCGAGGTGGCAGTCGGGCAAGCGATCGCCGATCGCAAAGTCGGTGAAGCGGCGCTCGCAAAAGCTGACGTCCGCGTCTTGCACAGCCAGCTGGACAGCATCGAAAACCAGATCGAACAATCGGTCTTGCGAGCTCCCGCCGACGGCATCGTGGTCGCTGCCGATCTCAAAAAACGAATCGGCGAAGTCCTGCCTCAAGGCGAACCGTTGGTCACCTTCGCCCCCGGCGAACGCTGGGTCGTCGAGATCATGGTTCCCGACCACGTGGCTCCCTACGTCGCTCAAGATCAGACCGGCGTGTTCCGCGCCTACTCGCACCCCGATCAATCGATCCCCTTCAAGATCGACTGGGTCGGCGGAGCAGCTCAGGTGGTCGAAGGCAAAAACGTCTTCATCGCGGAAGCCGAACTGCAATCGCAAACCGATTGGATGAAGGCGGGGATGAAAGGAGTCGGCCGGATTCAAGCACAACGCAAAGCCGTTTGGTGGGTCACGATGCATGGCCTTGTCGATTACTTGCACATGAAATTCTGGCTGTAACGATGACCAATCCTCCCGCACAACCG from Rosistilla oblonga includes the following:
- a CDS encoding HlyD family efflux transporter periplasmic adaptor subunit, coding for MSAPTNIDTPTSPTHQSADTFVLGHLARLVTSLTAQGTTSAAVYRQLFATIVEHYKPLVAKIDVRDQAARYNDAHQSQRLSGTMLIEVGSIAVAETLTDAICEEAPVFRINSLDATKKYVTIGVPIRDPLQRETTGGLAVALVPRNQSDINALVAELNSLTLAAAGCIDSQPTEQKTHSNADWARVLSRVAKMGDRHEFAITLVNTLADRFVCGKAGLGLIRGKRVEVRAISGLSTLKQNSPGVADMRQVMEECFDQKTPVFAGRHNEHEQRSLPIHRGWSEQTHSAILSVPIMLENEVLAVVTLSRAADKPFLDEDLESLTKLLEPFGPSLQLIEKSSRSIAEHVREEGRGAVMPWLKPQSHARKAAMITAGLFFAWFLFGSLTYRPMCESALSPASILHMAAPIDSRIEQVLVSSGDRVTKDQVLVVLDSRELQLQRNQLLAQIASTEVAVGQAIADRKVGEAALAKADVRVLHSQLDSIENQIEQSVLRAPADGIVVAADLKKRIGEVLPQGEPLVTFAPGERWVVEIMVPDHVAPYVAQDQTGVFRAYSHPDQSIPFKIDWVGGAAQVVEGKNVFIAEAELQSQTDWMKAGMKGVGRIQAQRKAVWWVTMHGLVDYLHMKFWL